The following are encoded together in the Hyalangium ruber genome:
- a CDS encoding pilus assembly FimT family protein → MLPHSSLRRGFTLIELMSAVVILTVLATLALTVRVYGLGRARVNNAVFDVAALFSTAQLQALRSGVPHYLVLQQPADGRVRITLLERPDAQPAIAWDALDLSQGPEAALAFQRTRPDGTSELSPATVRDRLTLGGSAGMDAGGLAFLDLDSPRLRRPLPPPFHTTPLTTPSFTPVDLHLPTRELLGGCSFCVGGAQPYGVIRFNPDGTVRLETGGVETGGTLALMPNTPEESRFAPRLLTIAAPAGAVRVF, encoded by the coding sequence GTGCTCCCCCACTCTTCCCTTCGTCGAGGCTTCACGCTCATCGAGCTGATGAGCGCCGTGGTCATCCTCACCGTGCTGGCCACGCTGGCCCTCACTGTCAGGGTCTACGGCCTGGGTCGTGCCCGAGTGAACAACGCCGTGTTCGACGTGGCGGCCCTGTTCTCCACCGCGCAGCTCCAAGCCCTGCGCAGCGGCGTCCCCCACTATCTCGTCCTGCAGCAGCCCGCTGATGGGCGCGTCCGCATCACCCTGCTGGAGCGCCCCGATGCACAGCCAGCGATCGCGTGGGACGCGCTGGACCTGAGCCAAGGCCCCGAGGCGGCGCTGGCCTTCCAGCGCACTCGACCGGACGGCACCTCCGAGCTCTCGCCTGCGACCGTGCGAGACCGGCTGACGCTGGGAGGCAGCGCGGGCATGGACGCGGGAGGCCTCGCCTTCCTGGACCTCGACTCTCCCCGTCTCCGGAGGCCGCTGCCTCCTCCGTTCCACACCACGCCGCTCACCACGCCGTCCTTCACTCCAGTGGATCTCCACCTGCCCACGCGCGAGCTGCTGGGTGGCTGCTCCTTCTGTGTCGGCGGCGCGCAACCCTACGGCGTCATCCGCTTCAACCCCGACGGCACCGTGCGCCTCGAGACAGGAGGCGTGGAGACCGGCGGCACCCTCGCCCTCATGCCCAACACCCCCGAGGAGTCCCGCTTCGCTCCTCGACTGCTGACCATCGCCGCGCCCGCCGGAGCGGTGCGCGTCTTCTAG
- a CDS encoding prepilin-type N-terminal cleavage/methylation domain-containing protein, whose product MSPSHHSPRGFSIIEAMAAMAVFVIGVVGVMQMNVLASQQNNLARHQTLASKIARDVADSFERLPYNHPIFLPTTSLQPTDADFSNPTVPDGLWRLEDAIALAGVRPMLGAADAIIQSEGGGDFFEVTWRSQRVENPSQAGVFDSRRIAIMVRYPTPGGFRQVTVWTVKYDPAAVTLDPDAVLEI is encoded by the coding sequence ATGAGCCCTTCCCATCACTCCCCTCGCGGCTTCAGCATCATCGAGGCCATGGCCGCCATGGCGGTCTTCGTCATCGGCGTCGTCGGCGTCATGCAGATGAATGTGCTGGCCAGCCAGCAGAACAACCTGGCCCGCCACCAGACCCTCGCGAGCAAGATCGCCCGCGACGTGGCCGACTCCTTCGAGCGACTGCCCTACAACCACCCGATCTTCCTCCCCACGACGTCCCTGCAGCCCACCGACGCGGACTTCAGTAACCCCACCGTCCCCGACGGGCTGTGGAGACTGGAGGACGCCATCGCCCTCGCGGGAGTGCGCCCGATGCTGGGGGCGGCCGACGCCATCATCCAGTCCGAGGGCGGCGGCGACTTCTTCGAGGTCACCTGGCGCTCCCAGCGCGTGGAGAACCCCAGCCAGGCGGGCGTCTTCGACTCGCGCCGCATCGCCATCATGGTGCGCTACCCCACGCCGGGAGGCTTCCGCCAGGTCACCGTGTGGACCGTGAAGTACGACCCGGCCGCCGTCACCCTCGACCCCGATGCAGTCCTGGAGATCTGA
- a CDS encoding PilW family protein — protein MRPSLRSRGFTLVELLIGAAVGAVVLLGISLTFISQARQYQAHASRRAIQANARQALAFVGRIVRTAGYGVNPDRAVLAYDSYDVASDSAAPGFPDAVVVHWRDPLFRRPVQSANSTQLTLPATQPLSEPLRQGQILLVLCPLARNHAFVTVATYRNEGEFTIPLDSTLPAAAPNSPIHGPGRLFHEQDKLDSDTCFSAPGAQVVKVRRAAFYVATFDSDGDPATPEKTPYLMMNQGLDMPTDTQVQGDTVIDENDSVPVAEGIEQFQVAYLLNSNNDNPPLIRGVNESPMLPPTYYGEQWERIDPVTLGANWFFDPSIRFTDARRTADHPANLRQVRLTVVARSTVADPDIRGDNLLTATEGAPLPDGTVPWRQLENLGTPGSPDFTPSGGHFYRVLLRESITSKNLMMNAQFPPVSFLSSTPVGGG, from the coding sequence ATGCGTCCCTCTCTCCGTTCTCGAGGCTTCACCCTGGTCGAGTTGCTCATCGGTGCCGCCGTGGGCGCCGTGGTGCTGCTGGGCATCAGCCTGACGTTCATCTCCCAGGCCCGGCAGTACCAGGCGCACGCCAGCCGCCGCGCCATCCAGGCCAACGCGCGCCAGGCCCTGGCCTTCGTGGGCCGCATCGTTCGCACCGCCGGCTATGGCGTCAATCCGGACCGCGCCGTGCTCGCCTACGACTCCTATGACGTAGCGAGCGACAGCGCCGCGCCCGGCTTCCCGGACGCGGTGGTGGTGCATTGGAGAGACCCGCTCTTCCGTCGCCCGGTGCAGTCGGCCAACTCCACCCAGCTCACCCTGCCAGCCACCCAGCCGCTGAGCGAGCCGCTGCGGCAGGGGCAGATCCTGCTGGTGCTCTGCCCGCTGGCGCGCAACCACGCCTTCGTCACCGTGGCGACCTACCGGAACGAAGGTGAGTTCACCATCCCGTTGGATTCGACGCTCCCCGCCGCCGCGCCCAACTCCCCCATCCACGGACCGGGCCGGCTGTTCCACGAGCAGGACAAGCTGGACAGCGACACCTGCTTCAGCGCTCCCGGTGCTCAGGTGGTGAAGGTGCGGCGCGCCGCCTTCTACGTGGCGACGTTCGACTCCGACGGAGACCCGGCCACTCCCGAGAAGACGCCCTATCTGATGATGAACCAGGGGCTGGACATGCCCACCGACACCCAGGTGCAGGGCGACACGGTCATCGACGAGAACGACTCCGTTCCGGTGGCCGAGGGCATCGAGCAGTTCCAGGTGGCGTACCTGCTCAACTCCAACAACGACAACCCGCCGCTCATCCGGGGGGTGAATGAGTCGCCCATGCTGCCGCCCACCTACTACGGCGAGCAGTGGGAACGCATCGACCCCGTCACGCTGGGGGCCAACTGGTTCTTCGACCCGTCCATTCGCTTCACCGATGCGCGGCGCACGGCCGATCACCCCGCCAACCTCCGCCAGGTACGCCTGACCGTGGTGGCGCGCAGCACCGTGGCCGACCCGGACATCCGGGGCGACAACCTGCTGACGGCCACGGAGGGAGCTCCGCTGCCGGATGGCACGGTGCCCTGGCGCCAGCTGGAGAACCTGGGCACGCCCGGCTCACCCGACTTCACGCCCTCGGGCGGCCACTTCTACCGAGTGCTGCTGCGCGAGTCGATCACCTCCAAGAACCTGATGATGAACGCGCAGTTCCCCCCGGTCTCGTTCCTCTCCAGCACACCCGTAGGCGGAGGTTGA
- a CDS encoding cysteine dioxygenase family protein, producing the protein MLDTFIDEIASAALATGEPEFVTQRVREALTPWLAQGLPDTYVQPAEGCYARHVIHCDPLERFCIVSIVLRPGQSTPIHNHTTWGVIGVVTGREREVRFRRSDTGGLQELESRFNAPGDTAVVIPPRDVHRIEGACPEGKPTVSIHIYGGNVDRVTRTIFEQKGVEYAGPCATSYHA; encoded by the coding sequence ATGCTGGACACGTTCATCGACGAGATCGCGAGTGCTGCCCTGGCAACAGGAGAGCCAGAGTTCGTCACTCAACGGGTGCGCGAGGCCCTCACACCCTGGCTGGCCCAGGGACTCCCCGATACCTATGTCCAGCCCGCCGAGGGCTGTTACGCCCGGCACGTCATCCACTGTGATCCGCTGGAGCGCTTCTGCATCGTCAGCATCGTGTTGAGGCCTGGGCAGTCGACGCCCATCCACAACCACACGACGTGGGGCGTCATCGGTGTCGTCACCGGCCGTGAGCGGGAGGTGCGCTTCCGCCGCTCGGACACTGGCGGGCTGCAGGAGCTGGAGTCGCGCTTCAATGCGCCCGGGGACACGGCCGTGGTCATTCCTCCCCGGGACGTTCACCGCATCGAGGGGGCCTGTCCCGAGGGCAAGCCCACCGTCTCCATCCACATCTACGGTGGGAATGTCGATCGGGTGACACGCACCATCTTCGAGCAGAAGGGCGTCGAGTACGCGGGGCCGTGCGCCACCTCGTACCACGCGTGA
- a CDS encoding YeiH family protein, producing MSAIALSVILGLLLSGLARAPWLCPGLTFAMKKLLRLGIILLGLKLAIGDVLKVGALGIPVVVAVVSIGIGASLLLARALKVSRTLGLLAAASTGICGITATLAVAPVLQADDQEVAYTVANVTLFGLVGMLLYPFVAHALFAAHPGAAGAFLGTAIHDTSQVMGAALSYQEMFGQPGAAQIATVTKLTRNALLVAVVPMLGLLHRRMSAKECGRAAPLSELFPLFVLGFLAAALVRSVGEAGLASQGLAFGSMTPDVWRGLIHQLGEQTSGMLLATALAAVGLSTRLSVFRVLGVAPFLLGLAAAVAVSLSSLGLAALVGPLLDPTR from the coding sequence GTGTCCGCCATTGCACTGTCGGTCATCCTGGGGCTGCTCCTGTCCGGACTGGCTCGCGCCCCCTGGCTCTGCCCCGGGTTGACCTTCGCGATGAAGAAGCTGCTGCGGCTGGGAATCATCCTGCTCGGGCTGAAGCTGGCGATTGGCGATGTGCTCAAGGTGGGAGCCCTGGGCATTCCCGTGGTGGTGGCCGTGGTGAGCATTGGCATCGGCGCCAGCCTGTTGCTGGCCCGCGCCCTGAAGGTGAGTCGAACCCTGGGCCTGCTCGCCGCGGCGTCCACGGGCATCTGCGGAATCACGGCGACGCTGGCGGTGGCGCCCGTGCTTCAAGCGGATGATCAAGAGGTCGCCTACACGGTGGCCAATGTCACGCTGTTCGGCCTGGTGGGCATGCTCCTGTACCCGTTCGTGGCGCACGCGCTGTTCGCGGCACACCCCGGCGCGGCGGGAGCGTTCCTGGGCACCGCCATCCACGACACCTCTCAGGTGATGGGGGCGGCGCTCTCCTATCAGGAGATGTTCGGCCAACCGGGCGCGGCGCAGATCGCCACCGTGACCAAGCTCACCCGCAACGCGCTGCTCGTCGCGGTGGTGCCCATGCTGGGGCTGCTCCACCGGCGGATGAGCGCGAAGGAGTGCGGCAGGGCCGCCCCCCTCTCGGAGCTGTTTCCCCTCTTCGTGCTGGGGTTCCTCGCCGCCGCGCTCGTCCGCTCCGTGGGAGAGGCGGGGCTGGCCTCCCAGGGGCTCGCCTTTGGCTCCATGACCCCGGATGTCTGGAGGGGCCTCATCCATCAACTGGGCGAGCAGACCTCTGGGATGCTGCTGGCGACGGCCCTGGCGGCGGTGGGCCTCTCCACGCGGCTGTCCGTGTTCCGGGTGCTCGGTGTGGCGCCCTTCCTGTTGGGCCTGGCGGCGGCGGTGGCGGTCAGCCTCAGCTCTCTGGGGCTCGCGGCCCTCGTGGGCCCACTGCTGGACCCGACCCGCTGA
- the hppD gene encoding 4-hydroxyphenylpyruvate dioxygenase, with translation MILNPVGLQGIDFIEFVSPEPERLDRLFLAFGFSRTMHHPVRRIDLYEQGDIRLLLNRGRTSFAEGFSALHGPSICSMGWRVLDGVKAKEAAVARGARSRGEGDLFFRDGQPVPAVYGIGESLIYLVDGANDAQRWEKLGFVTHPEPARVPSKGFTAIDHLTNNVEKGTMGRWSAFYKDIFGFTEVRYFDIRGVKTGLTSYALRSPCGTFCIPINEATEKKSQINEYLEEYKGPGVQHLAFVTTDILGSLRALEGTDIQMLDMDDEYYREVFERVPGVTEDREEIRRRNVLVDGDEEGYLLQIFTRNLIGPIFIEIIQRKNHLSFGEGNFGALFRSIERDQAKRGVFDERS, from the coding sequence ATGATCCTCAACCCGGTCGGCCTGCAAGGCATCGACTTCATCGAATTCGTCTCCCCCGAGCCCGAGCGGCTCGACCGCCTCTTCCTCGCGTTCGGCTTCTCCCGGACGATGCACCACCCCGTCCGGCGCATCGACCTGTACGAGCAGGGCGACATCCGGCTGCTGCTCAACCGGGGGCGCACCTCCTTCGCCGAGGGGTTCTCCGCCCTGCACGGCCCCAGCATCTGCTCCATGGGCTGGCGCGTGCTCGATGGCGTGAAGGCCAAGGAGGCCGCGGTGGCCCGAGGGGCCCGCTCGCGCGGCGAAGGTGACCTCTTCTTCCGAGACGGCCAGCCGGTTCCCGCCGTCTACGGCATCGGCGAGAGCCTCATCTACCTGGTGGACGGGGCGAACGACGCTCAGCGCTGGGAGAAGCTGGGCTTCGTGACGCACCCCGAGCCCGCGCGCGTGCCCTCCAAGGGATTTACCGCCATCGACCACCTCACCAACAACGTGGAGAAGGGGACGATGGGGCGCTGGTCGGCCTTCTACAAGGACATCTTCGGCTTCACCGAGGTGCGCTACTTCGACATCCGCGGCGTGAAGACGGGGCTGACCTCCTACGCGCTGCGCTCGCCTTGCGGCACGTTTTGCATCCCCATCAACGAGGCGACCGAGAAGAAGAGCCAGATCAACGAGTACCTCGAGGAGTACAAGGGCCCGGGCGTCCAGCACCTGGCGTTCGTCACCACCGACATCCTCGGCTCGCTGCGCGCCCTGGAGGGCACCGACATCCAGATGCTGGACATGGATGACGAGTACTACCGCGAGGTCTTCGAGCGTGTGCCCGGAGTGACGGAGGACCGCGAGGAGATCCGCCGCCGCAACGTGCTGGTGGACGGGGACGAGGAGGGCTACCTGCTGCAGATCTTCACCCGCAACCTCATCGGTCCCATCTTCATCGAGATCATCCAGCGCAAGAACCACCTCTCGTTCGGCGAGGGGAACTTCGGCGCGCTCTTCCGCTCCATCGAGCGGGACCAGGCCAAGCGCGGCGTGTTCGACGAGCGGAGCTGA
- a CDS encoding LysR family transcriptional regulator, giving the protein MNLTLEQARALDALARHGTFAAAAQALHKRHTAVLYALRTLEEQTDLVLLDRRGYRTRLTAAGERVLEHCRKLLAAERELEAACAEIRTGWEPTLRVIFDGIFPAEPVLRAVKQLRTEGAGTRFHVSAEFLTGVEAAFVREEADLMVSLLPPTLPGLRSYRLTELKAVLVAHRSHPLARMRGPLKDEELAQHLLLTVRGSDPRLQLSTGALEDRSTVHLNDFASKKAAILEGLGYGWLPEHLMARERRGEFKALKLVRGATHLFHPSLHHRAGVRLGRAASRVVQALTGVDPSP; this is encoded by the coding sequence ATGAACCTCACCCTGGAGCAGGCCCGTGCGCTGGATGCCCTCGCCCGCCATGGCACCTTCGCGGCCGCGGCCCAGGCGCTCCACAAGCGACACACCGCGGTGCTGTACGCGCTGCGCACCCTGGAGGAGCAGACCGACCTGGTGCTCCTGGACCGGCGCGGATACCGCACCCGGCTGACGGCGGCGGGGGAGCGGGTGCTCGAGCACTGCCGCAAGCTGCTGGCGGCAGAGCGTGAGCTGGAAGCGGCGTGCGCGGAGATCCGCACCGGCTGGGAACCCACCCTGCGAGTCATCTTCGACGGCATTTTCCCCGCCGAGCCGGTGCTACGCGCAGTGAAGCAGCTCCGCACCGAGGGCGCGGGGACACGCTTTCACGTCTCGGCCGAGTTCCTCACCGGGGTGGAGGCGGCATTCGTGCGCGAGGAGGCGGACTTGATGGTGTCGCTGCTACCGCCCACCCTGCCGGGCCTTCGCTCCTATCGGCTGACGGAGCTGAAGGCCGTGCTGGTGGCCCACCGCTCTCATCCCCTGGCGCGGATGCGGGGCCCGCTGAAGGATGAGGAGCTGGCCCAGCACCTGCTACTCACCGTGCGGGGCTCGGATCCGCGCCTGCAGCTGAGCACCGGTGCGCTGGAGGACCGCTCCACGGTGCATCTCAACGACTTCGCCTCCAAGAAGGCCGCCATCCTCGAGGGGCTGGGCTACGGCTGGCTCCCGGAGCACCTGATGGCGCGGGAGCGCCGGGGAGAGTTCAAGGCGCTGAAGCTCGTTCGGGGCGCCACGCACCTCTTCCACCCCTCCCTGCATCACCGAGCGGGAGTTCGGCTGGGGCGGGCGGCCAGCCGTGTGGTGCAAGCACTCACCGGGGTGGACCCCTCGCCATGA
- a CDS encoding Crp/Fnr family transcriptional regulator, with amino-acid sequence MSYGQLLTQIPIFAHLQGEDLEHLSALLRPRRYDKGEVIFHQGDIGTALFIIRKGQVAIRLSSDDGKEVTLTMLDRGDFFGELALLDGEPRSTDAVAREESDLLSLQREDFQRFLDARPQVTKGLLAALSHLVRRVTQLVHDRTFLDARTRLVRVLLELAEHQGKPSGEGVVIPHKITQSELANLCGLTRESANKWLRFYVREGLLSYEGGQITLVQPEKLGREAE; translated from the coding sequence GTGTCGTATGGGCAGCTTCTGACGCAGATCCCCATCTTCGCGCACCTGCAGGGCGAGGATCTGGAGCACCTGTCCGCCCTGCTCCGCCCGCGTCGCTATGACAAGGGCGAGGTCATCTTCCACCAGGGAGACATTGGCACCGCCCTCTTCATCATCCGCAAGGGGCAGGTGGCCATCCGCCTCAGCTCGGATGATGGCAAGGAGGTCACCCTGACGATGCTCGACCGGGGCGACTTCTTCGGCGAGCTGGCGCTGCTGGACGGAGAGCCCCGCTCGACGGACGCCGTCGCGCGCGAGGAGTCCGACCTGCTCAGCCTCCAGCGCGAGGACTTCCAGCGCTTCCTGGACGCGCGGCCCCAGGTGACCAAGGGCCTGCTGGCCGCCCTGAGCCATCTGGTCCGGCGCGTCACCCAGCTGGTGCATGACCGGACCTTCCTCGACGCTCGCACGCGCCTGGTCCGCGTCCTGCTCGAGCTGGCCGAGCACCAGGGCAAGCCCAGCGGCGAGGGCGTGGTCATCCCCCACAAGATTACCCAGTCCGAGCTGGCCAACCTCTGCGGCCTCACCCGCGAGAGCGCCAACAAGTGGCTGCGCTTCTATGTCCGCGAGGGACTTCTCTCCTACGAAGGAGGGCAGATCACCCTCGTACAGCCCGAAAAGCTCGGGCGGGAAGCGGAGTAG
- a CDS encoding cyclic nucleotide-binding domain-containing protein, whose product MDALREHKNKAAEFFAKGALESALSEYQKVVQEAPEDLSSRQKVAELLQRLGRKKESIATYEALAEAWARQGWLLRAIALCKVILQIEPRHNRTQRLLAELHAKRLESSPRLAPAPKPVENAPATGNISGGTLPRIPIFSQLSGEELLSVMERLELRVFQPKETIIQEGQLGGSMFAIVEGSVEVVRKLETGGERTLAFMGEGDLFGEMALLSAGPRLASVRASERTMVLELPRERVEQLVTRHPSVGQVLQTFHRERLLINMLRSNPLFRALTPLQREALARDFQLCSVPAGKPLTMQGQSASALYLLLRGTCRVLHEHEDGRESDYRPLREGDVFGEISLMLGVTATATVTTAERCTLLRLDREACERHILHQPGLREALSRMSQERLQRTVEMTSGFWLDEGDLRI is encoded by the coding sequence ATGGACGCACTGCGCGAGCACAAGAACAAGGCCGCCGAATTCTTCGCCAAGGGGGCGCTGGAGTCGGCCCTCTCCGAGTACCAGAAGGTCGTCCAGGAGGCGCCGGAAGACCTCTCCAGCCGGCAGAAGGTGGCCGAGTTGCTCCAGCGCCTGGGCCGCAAGAAGGAGTCCATCGCCACCTACGAGGCGCTGGCCGAGGCGTGGGCGCGGCAGGGCTGGCTGCTGCGCGCCATCGCCCTCTGCAAGGTCATCCTCCAGATCGAGCCGCGCCATAACCGGACGCAGCGGCTGCTGGCGGAGCTCCACGCCAAGCGGCTCGAGTCGTCGCCGCGGCTCGCCCCGGCTCCCAAGCCGGTCGAGAACGCTCCCGCCACGGGCAACATCAGCGGAGGGACCCTGCCGCGCATCCCCATCTTCTCGCAGCTCAGCGGAGAGGAACTGCTGTCGGTGATGGAGCGCCTGGAGCTGCGCGTCTTCCAGCCGAAGGAGACCATCATCCAGGAGGGGCAGTTGGGGGGCTCCATGTTCGCCATCGTGGAGGGCAGCGTGGAGGTCGTCCGCAAGTTGGAGACGGGCGGGGAGCGCACGCTGGCCTTCATGGGAGAAGGGGATCTGTTCGGCGAGATGGCGCTGCTGTCGGCGGGGCCTCGCCTGGCCAGCGTCCGGGCGAGCGAGCGCACGATGGTGCTGGAGCTTCCGCGGGAGCGGGTGGAGCAGCTCGTCACCCGTCACCCCTCGGTGGGGCAGGTGCTGCAGACCTTCCACCGTGAGCGGCTGCTGATCAACATGCTGCGCAGCAACCCGCTCTTCCGCGCCCTCACGCCCCTGCAGCGCGAGGCCCTGGCCCGCGACTTCCAGCTCTGCTCCGTGCCCGCGGGCAAGCCGCTCACCATGCAGGGCCAGTCGGCCTCGGCGCTCTACCTGCTGCTGCGGGGCACCTGCCGGGTGCTGCACGAGCACGAGGATGGCCGGGAGAGTGACTACCGGCCGCTGCGCGAGGGGGACGTGTTCGGGGAGATCTCCCTGATGCTGGGGGTGACCGCCACCGCCACCGTCACCACCGCCGAGCGCTGCACGCTGTTGCGGCTGGACCGGGAGGCCTGCGAGCGGCACATCCTCCACCAGCCCGGGCTGCGCGAGGCGCTCTCGCGCATGAGCCAGGAGCGCCTCCAGCGCACCGTGGAGATGACCAGTGGATTCTGGCTCGACGAGGGGGACCTCCGCATCTGA
- a CDS encoding plasmid stabilization protein, producing the protein MPRGDKSKYTDKQKRRAEHIADSYMEHGKSEKEAKRRAWATVNAESHGGEKPGGSGYGKPETHQASRRGGQRSMASRTTAQRSRAAKKAAVTRKRKSVQRSVAAKRAAASRKRKTSKR; encoded by the coding sequence ATGCCTCGCGGAGACAAGAGCAAATACACGGACAAGCAGAAGCGGCGCGCCGAGCACATCGCCGACAGCTACATGGAGCACGGCAAGAGCGAGAAGGAGGCGAAACGCCGCGCCTGGGCCACGGTGAACGCCGAGTCGCACGGGGGTGAGAAGCCCGGAGGCTCGGGGTACGGCAAACCGGAGACCCACCAGGCGTCGCGGCGCGGCGGCCAGCGCAGCATGGCCTCTCGGACGACGGCTCAGCGCTCGCGCGCGGCGAAGAAGGCCGCGGTGACACGCAAGCGCAAGTCCGTGCAGCGCAGCGTGGCGGCCAAACGGGCCGCTGCGAGCCGCAAGCGCAAGACGAGCAAACGTTAG
- a CDS encoding MBL fold metallo-hydrolase, with amino-acid sequence MSEALPGMPPAPPPAVPRLASVVVLYRRVGPNVEVFWVKREKALAFAGGFYAFPGGKVDKADAQVPMRGAEGEQAALRVAAARELFEEAGVLVAEGAEALGPERVKELRRALLSGQRGWKALLDEAGLSLRAEDFHEAGRWITPPYMPVRFDTYFYLVEVPPHAQAEFLPGELAEATWVVPAEALARWEQGTALLHPPNLHALQVLGRFDTRGQVLERLCAPPHCPDFLATIIEFQQGVRLVPMATPTLPPATHTNTYVLGNGELLIIDPGAEDSLECERLFEVLDILKAEGRRPVAVLLTHHHGDHIGGAKLLKDRLGLPLWCHARTADRLDVPAERILEDGDVLELAGTPPQRWRVLHTPGHARGHVCLVDERSHAAVVGDMVAGVGTIVIDPPEGNMRDYLTQLARLRDLPVTTIYPAHGGAIPDGPGKLQEYIQHRAAREARIMEALPTEGATVAQVVEVAYADTPAFLHPVAERSALATLEKLVEEGRARVEHGRYFLT; translated from the coding sequence ATGAGCGAGGCGCTTCCAGGGATGCCGCCCGCGCCGCCTCCGGCCGTGCCCCGGTTGGCGTCGGTGGTGGTGCTGTACCGGCGGGTGGGCCCGAACGTGGAGGTGTTCTGGGTGAAGCGGGAGAAGGCGCTGGCCTTCGCCGGCGGCTTCTACGCCTTTCCGGGCGGCAAGGTGGACAAGGCGGATGCGCAGGTGCCGATGCGCGGGGCGGAGGGTGAACAGGCCGCGCTGCGCGTGGCCGCAGCGCGCGAACTCTTCGAGGAGGCCGGGGTGCTGGTGGCCGAGGGCGCCGAGGCGCTCGGGCCCGAGCGGGTGAAGGAACTGCGCCGGGCGCTGCTGTCGGGGCAGCGGGGGTGGAAGGCGCTGCTGGACGAGGCAGGGCTGTCGCTGCGGGCGGAGGACTTCCACGAGGCGGGGCGGTGGATCACCCCTCCGTATATGCCGGTGCGCTTCGACACGTACTTCTACCTGGTGGAGGTGCCGCCCCACGCTCAGGCGGAGTTCTTGCCGGGCGAGCTGGCGGAGGCGACGTGGGTGGTGCCGGCGGAGGCGCTGGCGCGCTGGGAGCAGGGCACGGCGCTGCTGCACCCGCCCAACCTGCATGCGCTCCAGGTGCTCGGGCGATTCGACACGCGGGGGCAGGTGCTGGAGCGGCTGTGTGCGCCGCCCCACTGCCCGGACTTCCTCGCGACGATCATCGAGTTCCAGCAGGGCGTGCGGCTGGTGCCGATGGCGACGCCCACGCTGCCCCCCGCCACGCACACGAACACGTATGTGCTGGGCAACGGCGAACTGCTCATCATCGACCCGGGCGCGGAGGACTCCCTCGAGTGCGAGCGGCTGTTCGAGGTGCTGGACATCCTGAAGGCGGAGGGACGGCGCCCGGTGGCGGTCCTTCTCACCCACCACCACGGAGACCACATCGGCGGGGCGAAGCTGCTGAAGGATCGGCTGGGGCTTCCGCTGTGGTGCCATGCGCGCACGGCGGATCGGCTGGACGTGCCCGCCGAGCGAATCCTGGAGGATGGCGACGTGCTGGAGCTGGCGGGGACTCCGCCTCAGCGCTGGCGGGTGTTGCACACGCCGGGGCACGCGCGGGGACACGTCTGTCTGGTGGACGAGCGCAGCCACGCGGCGGTGGTGGGGGACATGGTGGCGGGCGTGGGCACCATCGTCATCGACCCGCCCGAGGGCAACATGCGCGACTACCTGACGCAGCTCGCGCGGCTGCGGGACTTGCCCGTGACCACGATCTACCCGGCTCACGGGGGCGCCATCCCGGATGGCCCGGGCAAGCTCCAGGAGTACATCCAGCACCGGGCCGCGCGCGAAGCACGCATCATGGAGGCGCTGCCCACCGAGGGCGCGACGGTGGCCCAGGTGGTGGAGGTGGCCTATGCGGACACCCCGGCCTTCCTGCACCCGGTGGCCGAGCGCAGCGCCCTGGCCACGCTGGAGAAGCTGGTGGAAGAGGGCCGCGCTCGGGTGGAGCACGGCCGCTACTTCCTCACCTGA